The region TCGAAGATGTATAACCTTTACCAAGAGACACAACATAGGATCGCCTTATCGTTGGAACAAAGTCATTCCATCCCCTCCGTGGAAAATACGCTCCACCGCCATTGACACTACACTTCAtgattttcaaaaatcaaagaCCCCTATCACAACGTTTAAGCAGCTATTCGAAGAAGTTACCCATAAATACTCCGATAGGAAATGGCTTTACACCGATGGTTCAAAGTCCGATGCCACCACCACCTTTGCAGTGGTTGACCAACACGGATTAATTGTCTCTTGGGGTCGACTACCTCACCACTTCTCAGTTTTCGCTGCGGAAGCAGTAGCTATTGTTAAGGCAATTAAATTTGCTCTCGAACTTAAAGGAAGTTATGTCATCTGCAGTGATAGTCTGTCCACCCTGCAAGGAGTACAAAACTTctacaataacaataacctTTTATCCGAAATTCGTCACCTCTGCATAAAAAACATTAGCAAAATTCAACTGTTATGGGTCCCGGCCCATATAGGAATAACTGGGAACGAGATGGCCGACAATGCTGCAAAATTAGCCGGACGGGCTCCGTGCCTTACAATCATACCTGGAGTACAACAGGACATCTGgaaaaacatcaaaaacatTTTGCGGGACATCGAACTGGAAGACTGGTCGTCGTTTAACCACTGGTATAAACAATCTAACCCTGACAAGAAAGACATCAAGTTCCCTACGTCGCTTAACGGAAGGGAATGCGCCATTCTCACACGATTAAAAACCGGACACACAAATCTCACGCATAAGCACATCCTTAATGGGGAAACTCGGCCAAACTGCCCTAATTGCGGAGAAGAACTATCAGTAAAACATCTACTGGATACCTGTGGTCACTACCAAAACAGCAGAACACACCTATTCGGTCTCACCCCGCCATCAAATCTATTATCTGACCTCACAGCTGCCAACTCCAAACTATTATTATCTTTCCTACGAAATTGTAAAATTACACACCTAATTTAAACTCCCCCTTTTAATTATCTAATATCCATTTCTTTAAATGTTAAATCTCAAATACAAATGTAAACAAACTGTTATCAATTGTCGAGTCGATGGCCATAGTAGCTAGTTACTCTTCCCTCTAAATTAGTTATTATATTGTAAATTCGATTTATGTATTATAgctaatattgaaataaataaataaatattttttatgaatacTATTTAAAATACGCCTCTctctataaataaatatatctcTATAAATGTATATTGAAATGTACGATAGAAGGCAAATTGTAGATTAAAAATCGAATATTTAATAATGGGTTAAAAGTGGCATCTTTGAACTGTATAATCAGAATTAAATTGAGACGTATTGCTATATTAACAGCCTGCCTCACTAGAATCAAATCAGTagaaatttgaattttaagcGCATCTCATTTATAGAATATTCACAATGAATCTGGATTTAAAATTGTgtttaagaatattttttttaattctaatGGGCTTAAGAACTTCAAGTCAAAACCTTCAGAAAAACCCATTTCTTCGacaatattttcataattcaAAGCCAGAAGCTCCTTTAAGTCAAAACCTTCAGAACAACCCATTTCTTCGACAACATGTTCGTAATTTACGGCCTGAATATAAACCAAATACGTACGAGTATGTTCCTTGCAATACTTTTTATTGATCTTTTTGTATCattagaatattttttaaaatgtgttaaatgaattttttaaaattcaagcCATTCGGATTACGAGTACGTTCCTTGCTGTACTTTGCGTTCATTTGCGCCTTTTTCTAATAGCTGTCACTTTAAAAATCATGGTAACCGATGTCTTCGAAGAAAGAGAAAATTCACTGAATCAGTGAGTATTGAAATCGAatctttttttgtataatgCTAACCTGAGACTTATTTTGTAGCCTTTCATAACTAATTGATTGGTATTGATTGGTCAAATATGGCTTTGGAGTAATACAAAAAACCACCCGGCAATAACAACAAGGAAATATTGGACACCAGGGTCAGTCACACCTGACTTTTAATTTTGGATAATATAAATACTTtccctttttaaaaattcctggaaatcctttttttttttaattgtatatTAAATGTTCTGAGATTCTTCGCCTATTAAGcttatgaaaaaattaaaaataatacaaatttcaatttatgcATCCATACAATTGAACGTATTTTGGTAGAGGCCTGAAGCCTATGGATCTATCCAGGGTCTATCCATCCGAAGGTTCAAAAGTTCAGCAGAtggtttataatttttaaaatgcttAGGAATAAAACACTCCGATTCGAGTTAATTTAGGTAGCATTTCACGTTCATTTGTATTTTAATGTTATCTATCCCATTTAAAAAGCCAAATACGGGCTAGAGTTAACTTTTTGCCAGCGATTGTTTTAGCACGTTTTTTTgtgggaaaacaaaaaaagtgtATGTTTAAAAAAGTTGAATATTATGCTAAAGGTTTTTTTCTCCCAACttcgtttttcatttgtttatgCTGTGCCTAATTTATGCAGGTTCAAAAGTCCCAGCCccataattaaaataataatgatttaaataaaaccgtCTTGCTGTACGtacaataaatttataaaataccaATTCAATTCCGAGAGTGTGGGTAACCAAGGACCATTGCAAGTGGGTGGCTGGAATGGAATTGCATCATCGACGTCCGGCGTGGCGTTGGAACCCGACCATAAATAAAGTTGATTGTGCTCGTATGAACCAACATGGCCTTTAATCAAATTCATTCCAACGCGAAAATGCCAACAAAAAATGCTTAAAtggtggaaaaaaaattatttgcaaaGGAAGTACGCTTAAATTCGATTTTGTGAGAAAGGAAATTGTTTACAAAACTTTTAAGTTATAAGTTgtgattttaaattaattaaaactaatgGTACTTTCATGGTCTCATTAATAAGGATATTTATTAGTCTTTTACCATTTGTAAGAACATAAAATTGTACATTTGGCTCTTTATCAGAAGGATGGCACGTAACTTGAGTAaaataattccattttttgttgtgtttctGATTTTTTCATGGACTTTTGGCAACCGTTGGCAGAAAGCTAAAACCTAACGCCAGCATGACAAAAAAATCTCTACAAGCACTGACAACGTGAAGGGCAGATAAATGTTGGGACAACGCCGggcaaaattgaaaaacttgCAGTCCGCCAAAGTTTCGCTGCACACGCCCCCTAGAAGATTCTTCGTTTTGTCTTCTACAAGAAGCAATAGCTAAGCTGCAGCACCCTGACAGTTGGCATACATATAGAATAAAATTagatattatttaatacacaatttttgctttttaacagttttattattgtttcttaaatatattttttaagggttttataactaaaatataatagtaaaatatatataatattttaccttatttttttgtgtacaTTTTAAAAGTCAAAGCTTCATGCGTTGAAAAGATGCAGCAGGTGCACGTATTCCGCAAGTTGTAAAAGATGGCTCTGGATGGGGTGTGCGATGCGTGCGTTAAACTTTGTTTGAGTTGGCTGACCAGGGGCATTGAATTACCAGAGCCAGTGGCTCCTTAACAAATTCTCGATGGTTGGAGCAACGAGCAATTAGCGCCTGACGATCCTTAAAAAGGATTACCCAACTCAATTTGGAGTACACTCGATATGGCTATTAGGCCCGACAGGCTGTCATTAGTACCATCAAACGTCCGACCCAGAGCCGCCAAATATTTGCCAATGTTTTGAGAGCAAACAAGGGACTAATGTACATATGTTAATGTGGTCAAGAGCCGCGTCCGCGACCGCCCACGAAATTGCTTTGAAATTAGCCGGAATACACAAACCGAGTACACGCACATATTTTCCTTTCAAAGAGGGGTATACTAATTTTACAGCTCATATTCATCAAAGAAAGAAATCGTTTTCATTACACTTTATTCTCATCCATACAAGAGTTAGAAATAtccattaaaaattgtttattttctttgttgaTAATGAAAGATATCTGATAAAACGTTTACTGCTAAGGTGGTAATTTCTCGTAAAATTGAAAGCCATGGGTCCACTGCAATCATCCTTCACCTGCTATGCAAATATCTAATTACAACCATACCCCCGAAGCTAAATTAAACACGCCATTTAATAACCAACGTGTGCACTCCTCCTATTCCTCAACCTTAGCGGCGGCGGTGGGAAACTGGAACTTGCCAATGTGCTCCATGGTGTGGCGCAACTTCTCCAATCCGCTGCAGTTGGCTTCTTTGTAGGCAGTCAGCTCCTGCATGGCGGTGAACCAGCGTTGCAGGCGAGGAAATCGCATCAGTGGAAACATGAGATTCACAGTGCTCAGTGTGGTCACAATGGATAAGTCGGCGAGAGTCAGCTAAAAACCGCAGCAGAAGCAAACGCGAAATTCTAAACTTAATTGAACCGCCACAGAACAGAGAATTTCAATTTGTTGAGGTAATTTGTTACCTGTTCGCCGGCCATATATTCGCTCTTTTCCAGGTAGCTCTCCAGGGCGCCATACGCCTCGGTCAACTTTCGCTCGTGATGAACCACATCGACATGGGCAAATCCCTGGCGGACAATCGCCGACTATTGAGAGGGATAGAAAGCCATTGAATATATACGATTACCAGGAAAAATTATCATTTAAATCTCACCATAAAATCACTGTCCCGACGAAATAAAAAGGAACATTCAAAGAACAAGCGATTCAATACCAGCATGCGCTTTTCATAGTCCTTTGGCCAGAGATTCCCTTCGACATCATACTTCTCCGCCAGGTGAACAAGTATAACATGACTATCTGTTAATACCAGGTCTCCA is a window of Drosophila bipectinata strain 14024-0381.07 chromosome 2R, DbipHiC1v2, whole genome shotgun sequence DNA encoding:
- the GstE14 gene encoding glutathione S-transferase E14 gives rise to the protein MSSQTKPILYYDDRSPPVRSCLMLIKLLDIDVELRFVDLFKGEQFGKDFLALNPQHSVPTLVHGDLVLTDSHVILVHLAEKYDVEGNLWPKDYEKRMLVLNRLFFECSFLFRRDSDFMSAIVRQGFAHVDVVHHERKLTEAYGALESYLEKSEYMAGEQLTLADLSIVTTLSTVNLMFPLMRFPRLQRWFTAMQELTAYKEANCSGLEKLRHTMEHIGKFQFPTAAAKVEE